One part of the Lycium ferocissimum isolate CSIRO_LF1 chromosome 8, AGI_CSIRO_Lferr_CH_V1, whole genome shotgun sequence genome encodes these proteins:
- the LOC132068315 gene encoding glycerol-3-phosphate acyltransferase 5-like yields MESIVSELEGVLLNDPNPFCYFMLLAFEASGLIRFALLLMLWPIIRLLEVSGREDYGLKLTIFVATAGIKISEIESVARAVLPKFYFHDINMEAWRIFSSCDRRVVVTKTPRIMVERFVKVHLRADEVVGSELVSKSGFATGFIKDDFDKISDRIAALFGDEQPSLGLGRPQFGRSFLSLCKEQSQPPFLSSKINQDHNQHIIKPLPVIFHDGRLVIRPTPFSALIILLWIPIGTILAIIRISIGVILPMSIIPYITPLFGGKVIVKGKLPPPATTNNPGVLFVCTHRTLMDPVVLSTVLQRKIPAVTYSISRITEIMSPIPTVRLTRIRDVDSQKIKCQLQKGDLVVCPEGTTCREPFLLRFSALFAELTDRIVPVAMNYRVGFFHATTARGWKAMDPVFFFMNPRPSYEVTFLNQLPEDATCSSGKSPHDVANYVQRILAATLGFECTNFTRKDKYRILAGNDGIVKEKSSTKYGIKKLVNTFIQVVGTRKKLIMSYFI; encoded by the exons ATGGAGTCTATTGTTTCTGAGCTCGAAGGGGTTCTCTTGAATGACCCAAATCCCTTTTGTTACTTCATGTTATTGGCTTTCGAGGCATCGGGGCTAATTCGATTTGCTCTGTTACTAATGTTATGGCCAATAATTCGACTCCTCGAGGTTTCTGGGAGGGAGGATTATGGGTTAAAACTTACTATTTTTGTGGCCACGGCGGGTATAAAAATATCTGAAATTGAATCAGTGGCTAGAGCTGTCTTACCTAAGTTTTATTTTCATGACATTAATATGGAGGCTTGGAGGATATTTAGTTCGTGTGATAGGAGAGTTGTGGTGACAAAAACTCCAAGAATTATGGTGGAGAGATTTGTGAAAGTGCATTTACGAGCTGATGAAGTAGTTGGTAGTGAGCTTGTTAGTAAATCAGGATTTGCAACTGGATTTATTAAGGATGATTTTGACAAGATTTCAGATCGGATTGCTGCATTATTTGGTGATGAACAACCAAGTTTAGGCCTTGGTAGGCCACAATTTGGAAGATCCTTCCTTTCTTTGTGCAAG GAACAATCACAACCACCATTCTTGAGCAGCAAAATTAATCAGGACCACAACCAGCATATTATCAAGCCATTACCAGTAATTTTCCATGATGGTCGACTTGTTATCCGTCCAACACCATTCTCAGCCCTAATAATCCTTTTATGGATTCCAATAGGCACCATTTTAGCTATAATTCGAATTTCCATTGGCGTAATACTTCCAATGTCAATAATTCCCTATATAACTCCTTTATTTGGTGGCAAAGTCATAGTCAAAGGCAAGCTGCCACCACCAGCTACCACCAACAACCCTGGCGTACTGTTTGTCTGCACTCACCGAACCCTCATGGATCCTGTCGTCCTCTCCACCGTACTTCAACGTAAAATCCCAGCCGTAACATACTCGATCTCACGAATAACTGAGATTATGTCGCCGATACCAACAGTTCGATTGACCAGAATTCGAGACGTGGACTCACAGAAAATCAAGTGTCAACTACAGAAAGGAGATTTGGTTGTGTGCCCTGAAGGAACAACATGTAGGGAACCATTTTTATTGAGATTCAGTGCACTTTTTGCAGAATTAACCGATCGAATCGTACCAGTGGCTATGAATTATAGAGTAGGGTTTTTTCATGCAACAACAGCTAGGGGATGGAAAGCTATGGACCCAGTTTTTTTCTTCATGAATCCTAGACCATCTTACGAGGTAACATTCTTGAATCAATTGCCAGAAGATGCCACGTGTTCATCTGGGAAAAGTCCACATGATGTTGCAAATTATGTTCAGAGAATTTTGGCTGCAACATTAGGATTTGAGTGTACAAATTTTACGAGGAAGGATAAGTACAGGATTCTTGCTGGTAATGATGGAATAGTAAAAGAGAAATCCAGCACTAAATATGGGATTAAAAAATTGGTTAATACGTTCATACAGGTGGTGGGCACAAGAAAGAAATTGATTATGAGCTACTTTATTTAG
- the LOC132068314 gene encoding E3 ubiquitin-protein ligase SDIR1 gives MSFVFRGARADIDPGFPGLIPERRAVRVHSARPVNTNSLAFLVTVLLLFMILNSHQMSPNFLLWLVLGVFFMATTLRMYATCQQLQAQAQAHAVAASGLLGPTELRLHMPPSIALATRGRLRGLRLQLALLDREFDDLDYETLRALDSDDVPTTPSMTEEEINALPVHKYKLSGPQSAGSSTQPTSSSGSTEKKQEPASAVGGTKNSDDELTCSVCLEQVNDGELIRSLPCLHQFHANCIDPWLRQRGTCPVCKFRAGSRWDENGQGGEDAYDMV, from the exons ATGAGTTTTGTTTTCCGAGGCGCTAGAGCAGATATAGATCCTGGTTTTCCAGGATTGATCCCTGAGCGTCGTGCAGTG CGTGTCCATTCAGCTCGGCCAGTTAATACTAACTCACTAGCTTTTCTTGTCACGG TGCTCTTGCTGTTCATGATTCTAAATTCTCATCAAATGTCACCAAACTTTCTG CTGTGGTTGGTGCTTGGTGTCTTCTTCATGGCGACAACCCTTAGGATGTATGCAACCTGTCAGCAGCTTCAAGCCCAGGCACAAGCTCATGCTGTTGCTGCCAGTGGCCTTCTTGGTCCTACAGAGTTGCGGTTGCATATGCCCCCATCTATAGCACTTGCAACCAGAGGACGGTTGCGAGGCCTCAGACTACAGCTTGCACTTCTTGACAGGGAATTTGATGACTTAG ATTATGAAACGTTGAGGGCACTGGATTCTGATGATGTTCCTACAACACCATCTATGACCGAGGAAGAGATAAATGCCCTTCCTGTTCACAAGTATAAGCTTTCTGGACCCCAAAG TGCTGGTTCATCAACACAACCGACATCTTCTTCAGGGTCCACTGAG AAGAAGCAAGAACCTGCAAGTGCTGTAGGAGGTACAAAGAACTCAGACGACGAACTAACTTGTAGTGTCTGCTTGGAGCAAGTCAATGACGGGGAACTCATTCGTAGCTTGCCTTGCTTACATCAG TTTCATGCAAACTGCATCGACCCATGGCTACGGCAACGGGGAACTTGCCCTGTGTGCAAATTTAGGGCCGGGTCCAGGTGGGATGAGAATGGACAGGGAGGAGAAGATGCTTATGATATGGTGTAG